One Mycoplasmopsis caviae DNA segment encodes these proteins:
- a CDS encoding glucose-6-phosphate isomerase produces the protein MMATINLNAYNYSPDFKNESLVNRGKNLIRDIKLKNIEGFEHFGFHELALNFSNFNVRELNNFVKLITKQKIGEILILASGKIIENFNAGFNFLFEYDLLREHKIKFSFINIDNMSQDYYGIYEKIKDKFCQRNTGIILSSFNKFNEQTLNFVKLLMNYLQLNDGYYRALERVFLISKESLEKQLEFLHIPLQNRLISPNILSNNFSFFSEINMLLLILKGANINDLVEGYSSGCVSWLSGNLEQNKAFQYAYIRYCLKNDKKSDLLIGSDERFSGILKLYSSINNMRFLGSKHICMSATFSQDIYTYGQYLIDNNRNFFTSVFSLENEKIDFRISDEINNTKDGLESYKDNRISSYSKALQKGYLNTLSNVASLPVFSIELESGSELSLGYIVGFLYWSYIYECYLNKLNPFSF, from the coding sequence TTGAACATTTTGGGTTTCATGAATTAGCACTAAATTTTAGTAATTTTAATGTGAGAGAATTAAATAATTTTGTTAAGTTGATTACTAAGCAAAAAATTGGTGAAATTCTTATTTTAGCAAGTGGCAAAATAATAGAAAATTTTAATGCCGGATTTAATTTTCTCTTTGAATATGACTTACTTAGAGAACACAAAATAAAATTTAGTTTTATTAATATTGATAATATGTCGCAGGATTACTATGGTATCTATGAGAAAATAAAGGATAAATTTTGCCAAAGAAATACAGGTATAATTCTTAGTTCCTTTAATAAATTTAATGAGCAAACACTTAACTTTGTTAAATTATTAATGAATTATTTGCAACTTAACGATGGGTATTATCGAGCATTAGAACGAGTATTTTTAATATCAAAAGAATCGCTTGAAAAACAACTTGAATTTTTACATATTCCACTACAAAACAGGTTAATTAGTCCAAATATTCTTTCAAATAATTTTTCATTTTTTAGCGAAATTAATATGTTACTTTTAATACTTAAAGGTGCTAATATTAATGATTTAGTTGAAGGTTATTCATCTGGGTGTGTTAGTTGATTAAGCGGAAATTTAGAACAAAACAAAGCTTTTCAATATGCATACATTCGCTATTGTTTAAAAAATGATAAAAAGAGTGATCTCTTAATTGGTTCTGATGAACGTTTTAGTGGAATACTTAAGTTGTATAGCAGCATTAATAATATGCGATTTTTAGGTTCAAAGCACATTTGTATGAGTGCAACATTTAGCCAGGATATTTATACATATGGACAATATTTAATTGACAATAATCGAAACTTTTTTACTTCGGTTTTTAGTCTAGAAAATGAGAAAATCGACTTTCGAATTAGTGATGAGATCAATAACACAAAAGATGGTTTAGAGAGTTACAAAGACAACCGAATAAGTTCATATTCAAAAGCACTTCAAAAAGGATATTTAAACACACTTTCGAACGTAGCTTCACTTCCTGTCTTTAGCATTGAACTTGAATCTGGAAGTGAGTTAAGTTTAGGATATATTGTTGGGTTCTTATACTGAAGTTATATTTATGAATGTTACTTAAATAAACTTAATCCATTTAGTTTTTAA
- a CDS encoding glucose-6-phosphate isomerase — protein sequence MKAVKLNLHNCVDEKLLLSYEDKVKSIHNSIMSKSVVEKDWLGWLELPNKAGSDEVKKMKKIVELWESKNIEAVVVIGIGGSYLGAKSGYEFIYGQYSINKPKMELVFAGNSISSESLVAALKYVEGKKFAINVISKSGTTLEPSIAFREFRKLLEAKVGAVEAKNLIVATTDAKKGVLYSLASQKGYEKLIIPDDVGGRFSVLSPVGLFPFLCAGIDIDQILSGAQAANKDANDLSLKTNDAYRYAVARHILSKNYTMEMMISYEPKMQYFAEWWKQLFAESEGKDGKGLFPTSGIFSTDLHSLGQMIQDGNKVLFETILVLDKPKYDIDFKADKEDLDKLVYLDKNKLHSVNMTAFNATLDAHMNTGKVPNIVMNFAKFDEYTLGYLFQFFERALAISAYLLGVNPFNQPGVEVYKANMFKILKG from the coding sequence ATGAAGGCAGTTAAATTAAATTTACACAATTGTGTTGATGAAAAATTATTACTTTCTTATGAAGATAAAGTTAAGTCAATTCATAATTCTATAATGTCTAAGTCAGTAGTTGAAAAGGATTGATTAGGTTGACTTGAATTACCAAATAAGGCTGGTAGTGATGAAGTTAAGAAAATGAAAAAAATTGTTGAACTTTGAGAAAGTAAAAATATTGAAGCAGTTGTAGTTATTGGTATTGGCGGTTCATATTTAGGAGCAAAGAGCGGTTATGAATTTATTTATGGTCAATACAGCATCAATAAACCAAAAATGGAATTAGTTTTTGCAGGCAATAGTATTAGTAGTGAAAGCTTAGTGGCTGCACTAAAATATGTTGAAGGTAAAAAATTTGCTATTAATGTTATTTCAAAAAGTGGTACAACACTTGAACCATCAATTGCATTTCGAGAATTTAGAAAACTATTAGAGGCAAAAGTTGGCGCAGTAGAAGCCAAGAATTTAATTGTGGCTACAACCGATGCTAAAAAAGGTGTTCTATATTCTTTAGCAAGTCAAAAAGGTTATGAAAAATTGATTATTCCTGACGATGTAGGTGGTCGTTTTAGTGTACTAAGTCCAGTTGGTCTATTTCCTTTTTTGTGTGCTGGAATTGATATTGATCAAATTCTCAGTGGTGCACAAGCAGCAAATAAGGATGCAAATGATTTAAGTCTTAAGACAAATGATGCATATCGTTATGCAGTGGCAAGACATATTTTGAGCAAAAATTACACAATGGAAATGATGATTTCATATGAACCTAAAATGCAATATTTTGCTGAATGATGAAAACAATTATTTGCTGAAAGCGAAGGCAAAGACGGTAAGGGATTATTTCCAACTAGTGGAATCTTTTCAACTGATCTTCACTCACTAGGCCAAATGATACAAGATGGAAACAAGGTTTTATTTGAAACAATCTTAGTTCTAGACAAGCCAAAGTATGATATTGACTTTAAAGCAGATAAAGAAGATTTAGATAAATTAGTTTATCTTGATAAAAATAAATTACACAGTGTTAATATGACAGCATTTAATGCAACACTTGATGCTCATATGAACACTGGTAAAGTACCTAACATTGTTATGAATTTTGCTAAATTTGATGAATATACATTGGGATATTTATTTCAATTCTTTGAAAGAGCATTAGCAATTAGTGCATACTTATTGGGTGTTAATCCATTTAATCAACCAGGTGTTGAAGTTTATAAAGCTAATATGTTTAAAATCCTTAAAGGATAA
- the mutM gene encoding bifunctional DNA-formamidopyrimidine glycosylase/DNA-(apurinic or apyrimidinic site) lyase encodes MPELPEVRSVVKDLRPKIIDRKIVKIDILEPKLIKEVSSSEFVQFLLNEKFINVENLAKHIIFVLSNNKYLLSHLRMSGKYFTHYKFRPASKHDYMIFHLDDGSCIYYNDSRKFGTFHIKDDKALLTTKPLNKVAKIPSEINVSELFDKIKTKNIPIKQVLMDQSLVSGIGNIYANETLFLAKVNPLTPAKNISFSVLSSIIKTATVIMDKATELGGSSIDSYTSVDGVKGEFQNFLQVHGHFNENCPRCKVSKINKIFINKRGTYYCPNCQK; translated from the coding sequence ATGCCAGAATTACCAGAAGTTAGAAGTGTGGTCAAAGACCTAAGACCAAAAATAATTGATCGCAAAATTGTCAAAATTGACATATTAGAACCTAAATTAATTAAGGAAGTTAGTAGCAGTGAATTTGTGCAATTTTTGCTTAATGAAAAATTCATTAATGTAGAAAATTTAGCAAAACATATTATTTTTGTACTTTCTAATAACAAATATTTATTAAGCCATTTGCGAATGAGTGGCAAATATTTTACTCATTATAAATTTAGACCAGCAAGTAAGCATGATTATATGATTTTTCACCTTGATGATGGTAGTTGTATTTACTATAATGATTCCCGAAAATTTGGAACATTTCACATTAAGGATGATAAAGCATTATTGACAACTAAACCACTTAACAAAGTGGCTAAAATACCTTCTGAGATTAATGTTAGTGAACTTTTTGATAAGATCAAAACGAAGAATATACCTATAAAACAGGTTCTTATGGATCAATCACTTGTTTCTGGAATTGGTAATATTTATGCTAATGAAACATTGTTTTTAGCCAAAGTTAACCCTTTAACACCTGCTAAAAATATAAGTTTTAGTGTACTTAGTAGCATAATTAAAACTGCTACAGTAATTATGGATAAGGCGACTGAACTTGGTGGCTCAAGCATTGATTCTTATACATCAGTTGATGGCGTTAAGGGAGAGTTTCAAAACTTCTTACAGGTTCACGGTCACTTTAATGAAAATTGTCCAAGGTGTAAGGTTAGCAAAATTAACAAAATTTTCATTAACAAAAGAGGCACTTATTACTGTCCAAATTGTCAGAAATAA
- a CDS encoding APC family permease codes for MKAGQNSRKIGFFFALTMLIGSVVGIGIFFKNHSIKEATSGDGLSWLMTWVLAGIISLCSALSFSEISRIKNTKASGISNWAAQLGGKAFGYFINFNYTFLYGAILIVALSFFSAEALHNFIEICANGAFKIPTYYLPFSALVIFVFFFSMMVISLKISSSIQKIVTILKFIPLIFAIIIGISLYKQNYAGGSNAFNKVNFSWSSVKGLLVALPFALFAYDAFLSVGSVANNLKKDTLPLIVIIGMSAVIVTYSLIAVSAILHNSGLVEQIIKNTIDQSKNNKLAQSLTITFNLFLFISAIGVLNGVTTGFVYELNNAINLKIILGGAKYRSKMNLKRMIVFLISIIYGIIWIIISSTVWVLKGDNALDGLSNLPTFIFFNFYAVIIILYLRKRKNINVKKMNSVLFWLFSILAIIGSLFTNVAYIWATIAGILNNDRALSGIFYGNETLYIGKWVELVFYFVYWIFIIVFPLINYYLIKKFEQRNVLDEFDLINYKPKYLEDIWSNYNFNDSPDIVRSIDEEPKKLNDAIKNE; via the coding sequence ATGAAAGCAGGACAGAATAGCAGAAAAATTGGTTTTTTCTTCGCACTAACTATGTTAATAGGTAGTGTTGTAGGAATTGGGATATTTTTCAAGAATCACTCAATTAAGGAGGCGACAAGTGGCGATGGTTTAAGTTGACTTATGACCTGAGTTTTGGCAGGTATAATATCACTTTGTAGTGCACTAAGTTTTAGCGAAATTAGTCGTATAAAAAACACAAAGGCAAGTGGTATAAGCAACTGAGCTGCACAGCTAGGTGGCAAGGCATTTGGCTACTTTATTAACTTTAATTACACATTTTTATATGGTGCAATATTAATTGTGGCACTAAGTTTTTTCAGTGCCGAGGCATTACACAATTTTATTGAAATTTGTGCTAATGGTGCTTTTAAAATTCCTACCTATTATTTGCCATTTAGTGCACTAGTCATATTTGTATTTTTCTTTAGTATGATGGTTATAAGTTTAAAAATTAGTTCAAGTATTCAAAAAATTGTAACCATTTTAAAATTTATTCCGCTTATATTTGCGATTATTATTGGAATTAGTTTATATAAGCAAAACTATGCAGGTGGCTCAAATGCTTTTAATAAAGTTAACTTTTCTTGAAGTTCAGTTAAAGGTTTGCTAGTGGCTCTGCCTTTTGCACTCTTTGCATATGATGCATTTTTATCAGTTGGCTCAGTAGCTAATAATTTAAAGAAAGATACTCTTCCACTAATAGTAATTATTGGTATGAGTGCTGTCATTGTAACCTATTCTCTAATAGCAGTGTCAGCTATTTTACACAATAGTGGTTTAGTTGAACAAATAATTAAAAATACAATTGACCAGTCTAAAAATAATAAATTAGCACAAAGTTTGACAATAACATTTAACTTATTTTTGTTTATTTCTGCTATTGGGGTTTTAAATGGAGTAACTACTGGCTTTGTTTATGAACTTAATAATGCAATTAATTTAAAAATCATTCTTGGTGGTGCTAAATATCGAAGTAAGATGAATCTTAAAAGAATGATAGTATTTTTAATAAGCATAATTTATGGAATTATATGAATAATTATCTCGTCAACTGTTTGAGTACTAAAAGGTGATAATGCACTTGATGGATTAAGTAATTTACCTACTTTTATTTTCTTTAATTTTTATGCAGTAATAATAATTTTATATTTACGTAAACGTAAAAATATTAACGTTAAAAAAATGAACAGCGTTCTATTTTGACTTTTTTCAATATTAGCAATTATTGGTTCCTTGTTTACAAATGTGGCCTACATATGAGCAACAATTGCCGGTATCTTAAATAATGATAGAGCACTAAGTGGTATTTTCTATGGAAATGAAACACTTTATATCGGTAAGTGAGTTGAGTTAGTTTTCTACTTTGTATATTGAATATTTATAATTGTGTTTCCTTTAATTAATTATTATCTAATTAAGAAATTTGAACAAAGAAATGTGCTTGATGAATTTGATTTAATTAATTACAAACCAAAATATCTTGAAGATATTTGAAGCAATTATAATTTTAATGACTCTCCTGATATAGTTCGCTCAATTGATGAAGAGCCAAAAAAATTAAATGATGCTATAAAAAATGAGTAA
- the plsY gene encoding glycerol-3-phosphate 1-O-acyltransferase PlsY: MHIIFYSILLNLALVLVGYISLGSLNTSIILSKWKKKDDIRLHNSKNAGATNSLRTYGMKFAGLVFAIDVFKTLIPTLILAAILNHVEQAYIFASKYYMSPQSLALGVIIGHIFPLYFKFKGGKGVACTIGLIASINIILFLVAATMFFIIVFASRYVSLASIVCAIILIPLSFIPWMTSGILGYWSNFINVLTINMWYVSGIIYLIAAILIITMHHSNIRRLIKHSESKLGSKEKESQNLKNDEQNLPNV, translated from the coding sequence ATGCATATTATTTTCTATAGTATATTATTAAATCTAGCACTAGTTTTGGTAGGTTATATCAGCCTTGGTTCGCTAAATACCAGTATTATTTTGTCAAAATGAAAAAAGAAAGATGACATTAGATTACATAATTCAAAAAACGCTGGTGCAACTAATAGTCTAAGAACTTATGGCATGAAGTTTGCAGGCTTGGTTTTTGCAATTGATGTTTTTAAAACACTAATACCTACATTAATTTTAGCCGCAATACTAAATCATGTTGAGCAAGCATATATTTTTGCATCAAAATATTATATGAGTCCTCAATCTCTTGCTTTAGGTGTTATTATTGGTCATATCTTTCCGCTTTATTTTAAATTTAAAGGTGGCAAAGGTGTTGCTTGTACTATTGGTCTAATTGCTTCCATTAATATCATTTTATTCTTGGTTGCTGCAACAATGTTCTTTATTATTGTTTTTGCATCTCGATATGTTTCACTTGCTTCAATAGTTTGTGCAATAATATTGATACCTCTTAGTTTTATTCCATGAATGACTAGTGGAATATTGGGTTACTGAAGTAATTTTATTAATGTTCTTACTATAAATATGTGATATGTGAGCGGAATAATCTATCTAATTGCTGCGATACTAATTATTACAATGCACCATAGCAATATAAGACGCTTGATTAAACATAGTGAAAGTAAGTTAGGTTCGAAGGAAAAAGAAAGCCAAAATTTGAAAAATGATGAACAAAATCTACCTAATGTGTAG
- a CDS encoding IS1634 family transposase, with protein MKKWLKSDEWIKKGGKKYVNYSVGEISLNEEKIIDDARWDGFYGIYTSNKNLSIETVIRTYSNLWKIEESFRILKTTFETRPVYLSKEKTIEGHFMICYLALVIERFIEFSLSSLANNSLTTDRIVDALRKVKIVLIESLDKKEKYFLRVREPEDYTNLRESLGYQIIPKWGKVDELGPVLLESK; from the coding sequence TTGAAAAAATGGCTCAAAAGCGATGAGTGAATTAAAAAAGGTGGCAAAAAATATGTCAACTATTCTGTTGGAGAAATTTCATTAAATGAAGAAAAAATTATAGATGACGCAAGATGAGATGGATTTTACGGAATATATACAAGCAACAAAAATTTAAGCATTGAAACAGTAATAAGAACATATTCAAATTTATGAAAGATTGAAGAATCATTTAGGATTTTAAAAACAACTTTTGAAACTAGACCGGTTTATTTGTCAAAAGAAAAAACAATTGAAGGTCATTTTATGATTTGTTATTTGGCATTGGTTATTGAAAGATTCATAGAATTTTCATTAAGTTCATTAGCTAATAACAGTTTAACAACTGACAGAATTGTTGATGCGTTGAGAAAGGTAAAAATAGTACTTATTGAGAGTTTAGACAAGAAAGAAAAATACTTTTTAAGAGTTAGAGAACCAGAAGATTACACAAATTTAAGAGAATCATTGGGTTATCAAATAATTCCTAAATGGGGAAAAGTTGATGAATTAGGCCCTGTTTTACTAGAATCTAAATAA